One Saimiri boliviensis isolate mSaiBol1 chromosome 5, mSaiBol1.pri, whole genome shotgun sequence genomic window carries:
- the MMADHC gene encoding cobalamin trafficking protein CblD: MANVLCNRVRLVSYLPGFCSLVKRVVNPRAFSTAGSSGSDESHVATATPDICSRTVWPDETMGPFGPQDQRFQLPGNIGFDCHLNGTASQKKSLVHKTLPDVLAEPLSSERHEFVMAQYVNEFQGNDAPVEQEINSAETYFESARVECAIQTCPELLRKDFESLFPEIANSKLMILTVTQKTKNDMTVWSEEVEIEREVLLEKFINGAKEICFALRAEGYWADFIDPSSGLAFFGPYTNNTLFETDERYRHLGFSVDDLGCCKVIRHSLWGTHVFVGSIFTNATPESHIMKKLSGN; encoded by the exons ATGGCCAAT GTGCTTTGTAACAGAGTCAGACTGGTTTCCTATCTCCCAGGATTTTGCTCTTTAGTTAAAAGGGTTGTCAATCCCAGAGCCTTTTCAACTGCAGGATCGTCAGGTTCGGATGAGTCTCATGTGGCCACTGCAACTCCAGATATAT GCTCTCGAACAGTGTGGCCTGATGAAACTATGGGACCATTTGGACCTCAAGATCAGAGGTTCCAGCTTCCTGGGAACATAGGTTTTGATTGTCACCTCAATGGTACTGCTTCACAGAAGAAAAGCCTGGTTCATAAAACTTTGCCTGATGTTCTAGCAGAACCTTTATCAAGTGAAAGACATGAGTTTGTGATGGCACAATATGTGAATGAATTTCAG GGTAATGATGCACCTGTTGAACAAGAAATTAACAGTGCAGAAACTTACTTTGAAAGTGCCAGAGTAGAGTGCGCAATACAAACATGTCCAGAACTGCTGCGAAAAG ATTTTGAATCACTGTTTCCAGAAATAGCTAATAGCAAACTAATGATTCTGACTGTAACACAAAAAACTAAGAACGATATGACTGTTTGGAGTGAAGAAGTAGAAATTGAAAGAGAAGTGCTCTTAGAAAAG TTCATCAATGGTGCTAAGGAAATTTGCTTTGCTCTTCGAGCTGAGGGGTATTGGGCTGACTTTATTGACCCATCATCTGGTTTGGCA ttttttggACCATATACAAACAACACTCTTTTTGAAACTGATGAACGTTACCGACATTTAGGATTCTCTGTTGATGACCTTGGATGCTGTAAAGTGATTCGTCACAGTCTCTGGGGTACCCATGTATTTGTGGGAAGTATCTTCACTAATGCAACACCAGAGAGCCATATTATGAAGAAATTAAGTGGAAATTAG